The stretch of DNA ATTGCCGAGTCGTGATATAGGAATTGAATGAACCCTTCAATCAGAAGTTGGCTACACCGTAGTCGTGACCATAGTAGCTCAACAAACTGACACAGCTACATCAGACATATCTTCAGAACTGGATGAATCCAAAACTAGGTTCCATTCTGCATCAACTTCAGCACaatgtttatatttttcttttacactTTCAGCGTGCCTTTCAAAGCTTAAGGCATGCAATGTTTTGGCAGATAATAAACCCAAATCTCTCATTTCAGCCAACAAAGACAAACTACATGGAAATTTACAcaagtttaagaaatttctgtcACACAACTCTATCCTTGCATCAATCATCTCTTTCAGCAACTGTTTAATCATTTGAAGATCTTTTTCTTTACACCAACTGAAAAGCATCATATTAAATATCTGAGCATTAGGTTCCAGACCATTATCCTTCAGCTGGTCGTACAACATGTTGGCCTCTAGAGTTCTTCCACTTCTAACAAGTGCACTGATGACAATAGCAAATGCTACCCTGTCAAGTGGATATTCCTTGACTGCTGCTAATCTAAAAACACCAGCAGCCATGTGATACTTACCAGCCTTTATAAGCTCAGTCGTTATCAAAGTATGGATGTGAGCATCAGCCTTCATAACAACACCACGATACACATTAACAGCTTCATTAATTCTTTTCTTAGCACAAAGTGCACTTATTAGCCCAGCAACACTATGCTTATCTGGCTCTAAACCTTCATCAATAATACGCTTATAGAGCCCAAGAGCATAAGAAGGATACCCAACCTTAACATAAAAGCTTAAAAGAGCATTGtagaaaactaaatcaatatcTATATGTCTGCAAACTCGAACTATTTTGGGTAAGAGACGAAACCGTCTAGACAAATAGATTGTGGATAACAATGAAGTAAAGGTATAAGAATCAGgcttaatgtttttttgttCCGACAAACATAGAAAAGCTTGAATTGCATCCTCGTACCTTCCAAGCTTCGAAAAACAATCAATTAACACattataaaaaactaaatcagGAACCAGGCCAACAGAAAGCATGTCATTCAACAAATGCAACGCATCATTCACCATGTTGGATTCCATAAACGCCTTAAATAAAGCAGTATAAGTAACAACACTAGGAGAACAACTAGTTCGAATCATGTTGTGGAACAAATCGATAGCAACATCGAGTCTACGCAATTTACAGCACGTATGAATGAGTACAGTCCAAACATTAACAGACAATTCAATCCCTAAACCAACCATGAGACCCAAAAGCTGACAAGCTTGCGACAAGGCATTCACTttacaaaacaaattcataaccGCATTAACTGTTACATCATTAGGATAATAACCCAACCTCAACATTTGTCTAAGAACATTTACAACATCACTGAAGTAATTCAAATTCGAAAGGTGAAAAACTGCAATGTTGAAAGTGAAGAAATTAGGGGAACTCGTGTGTTGGAAAACAGAAAAAGCAATTTGGGAACGTGATGTTCTAAACAGAGAATCCATAAGTAAATTACGAGAAAATGTATCCGGAACAAAACCGTGAGATTGTACCATATGGTGAAAAGTGTCAATAAGCATAATGTGATCACCTGCACGATGAATAATCCTCAACAAGAGTAAGAAAGTGTTAGGGTTACGGTTTGTGTTTGTGTTGGGGAAATTTAAAGAACCAATAGATTGTAAGTTTGAGAGAATGGTTTGGGGGGTTTTGTAACGGTGGGTGAGGCGATGAAGGACAGGGACGATTCGGTCCAAATCGAGTGAGTAGTGACAACGGTGTTTGGAAGACCAGAGGAAAATGGAGAGAGTGATTAAATCAGAAgaattgttttttttgttgatgGGAATTTGGAGAGTGTGTGTTTGTGTTGTTATCATTGTTATGAAGGTTGTGAGGAAGAAACGGTGTTGTGGACGCAATGCATTTGACAAATTGGTGTTCATGGATGGTACGGGAGAGGGAAAGaaaatctgaagaaaaaaaaaattaagaaataaaaatccTGGATTTATTTATTCTcattataaatgtttttaattCTTATCAGGGtagtattatttttagttaCAGAAAACTTTCCTGAAGGTGAGATGATAGAGAGGTGTTTTCAAGAAGCGAAGGTAAAAATTTATTAGCaacaattttaaagatttacTTTTGTCTTATGTACTCTGTTGGGAATATGTTTTGAAGAAGCAATTCTAACATTGTTTTCGTTCTTGccattttttattactaaaacATCGTTTTTTCTTGTGTTGTCCAGTATAGAAATGGTTAAGGAGTGGAGCTGTTTGACATACCATAATGTGAAAATTCTAGTTTATTTGTTGCTCAAgacttaattgatttttttttttttagaagttgagctattttttttattaaatgtaattcaaattgatttgtaatttGTTAGTTAGAATATAGTTATAATATAGTAAGAAGTTGATTAAGTTTGTTGTAATTGaatcaaataaaaactatttctaaaaaagtcttcaaaaccaagaacaatctGAAAATGTTTtaaccagaacattctccacacTGTTCAGGTCGATAATCaatctttgtttttttactttctatttttcttctcaatttcaattcctctcaaatatacaatatgttccaacatttttttgggtttttatttatttaatatccttagttttaaaaaaattatcaaattttcttttttgaaaaatatatactaaaatacttttttttttaaattattagtcGCTTTTGCAAATAGCGACtataaattctttttgaaaattatatatcagAATACTTTTATTTTCCTCTTCATTATTAGTTGTATGTGCTAATGACGACTAGGAAGTCTTAATTTGCAAATGTGACTTTcttaagtgatttttttttcaattttttttaaattaacaaatatatataaataatataattcattcattaaaaacaacaacacaaattttaaattacataaattgacTAGAGTTGTCTGTAACATTTGAATAATGTTTTCGAGTATTACAAATTAACCGACATAGTGTAcattttcttgacattttttttctctaatagTATTCATCTAAATAGTACTCGtattagaactgaaatggaCATTAGACAAAAAGTGTCAAGAAAATACGAATTATGTCGGTTAACTGCTCATACTCGAAAACATTATTCAAATGTTACAGACAACTCTAATCAATCTACATAATTTAAAACTTGtgtggttaatttttttaaaaaaatctcttAAAGAAGTAGTCTTTGTAAATTCAaacttttttaagaaaatcgCAATTTACAAAGgcaatttataactaaaaaaaaaacattttaatatataatttttgaaaaagaataatttgataattcttttttaaaatccgattattgaaagaaagaaaaaaaccgGACATACTTTATTTGTTATACAtggcaaaataaataaattaaaattacaattcatATATTTGGCTAAAGCtaataataaattcaataaattaaccATACCATTTTAGGTTCTAGAATTTGTGAAGTACTTGAGAAAccatttttctctctctttgaAAGTTCACACTCTACCCATCCTTTAAGGCGCTTTGAAccttttttccttctcttttctgAAACCCCTTGCGTTGTACCACCGTGGGTACTTGCCATCTCTTTAGGTTTGTCATGAAATCCTTTCGCTTGATTATTTTGAATCTTTGGACTTCTACATGCTTTAGCTATCCTAATAACGCGAGGACAAATTGCTCTCTACGATTGTCTTTGAGATTGATCAACATCTTCTTTCACACGATGTTTGTAGTGTGATTTGAATCGAttttaagagaaaaattattttattcaaaaagattaaaatatttgcaattcaattcaatttgaataacaattaaaaaataatctaatctaatttaattcaaattaatgcgttttaaattatatcattttttgaTTGAtccaaattataatttgtaacatattattttaataatcatattataaaattatttgaaccaatattatatat from Cicer arietinum cultivar CDC Frontier isolate Library 1 chromosome 3, Cicar.CDCFrontier_v2.0, whole genome shotgun sequence encodes:
- the LOC101502747 gene encoding uncharacterized protein, producing MNTNLSNALRPQHRFFLTTFITMITTQTHTLQIPINKKNNSSDLITLSIFLWSSKHRCHYSLDLDRIVPVLHRLTHRYKTPQTILSNLQSIGSLNFPNTNTNRNPNTFLLLLRIIHRAGDHIMLIDTFHHMVQSHGFVPDTFSRNLLMDSLFRTSRSQIAFSVFQHTSSPNFFTFNIAVFHLSNLNYFSDVVNVLRQMLRLGYYPNDVTVNAVMNLFCKVNALSQACQLLGLMVGLGIELSVNVWTVLIHTCCKLRRLDVAIDLFHNMIRTSCSPSVVTYTALFKAFMESNMVNDALHLLNDMLSVGLVPDLVFYNVLIDCFSKLGRYEDAIQAFLCLSEQKNIKPDSYTFTSLLSTIYLSRRFRLLPKIVRVCRHIDIDLVFYNALLSFYVKVGYPSYALGLYKRIIDEGLEPDKHSVAGLISALCAKKRINEAVNVYRGVVMKADAHIHTLITTELIKAGKYHMAAGVFRLAAVKEYPLDRVAFAIVISALVRSGRTLEANMLYDQLKDNGLEPNAQIFNMMLFSWCKEKDLQMIKQLLKEMIDARIELCDRNFLNLCKFPCSLSLLAEMRDLGLLSAKTLHALSFERHAESVKEKYKHCAEVDAEWNLVLDSSSSEDMSDVAVSVC